From the Shewanella amazonensis SB2B genome, one window contains:
- the ftsE gene encoding cell division ATP-binding protein FtsE produces MIRFEQVSKVYPGGQKALSDVNFHLRRGEMAFLTGHSGAGKSTLLKLITVIERASAGKVFINGHDIADISRHHVPYLRREIGMIFQNHHLLMDRSVFDNVALPLVIEGFSHGEIKKRVAAALDMVGLYGKERHNPIMLSGGEQQRVGIARAIVNKPALLLADEPTGNLDPKLSMDILRLFETFNDAGTSVLIATHDLGLIARMKYRTLTLRQGRMLGAREIGEPLRPGV; encoded by the coding sequence ATGATTCGATTTGAGCAGGTCAGCAAGGTCTACCCCGGGGGGCAGAAGGCCCTGTCCGATGTGAATTTCCATCTGCGCCGAGGCGAGATGGCGTTTCTCACCGGCCATTCGGGGGCGGGAAAGAGCACCCTGCTCAAACTGATTACCGTTATCGAACGTGCCAGTGCCGGTAAGGTGTTTATCAACGGTCACGATATCGCCGATATCAGCCGCCACCACGTGCCTTACCTGCGCCGTGAAATTGGCATGATTTTCCAAAACCACCATCTGTTGATGGACAGAAGCGTGTTCGACAATGTGGCGCTGCCCCTGGTGATAGAAGGCTTCAGCCACGGTGAAATTAAAAAGCGGGTCGCCGCTGCGCTGGATATGGTGGGTCTGTATGGCAAAGAGCGCCATAACCCCATCATGCTCTCCGGCGGTGAACAGCAGCGCGTCGGTATCGCCCGAGCCATAGTCAACAAGCCGGCCCTGTTGCTGGCCGACGAGCCCACGGGCAACCTGGACCCCAAGCTTTCCATGGACATCCTCCGATTATTCGAAACCTTTAATGATGCCGGTACCAGCGTGCTGATTGCTACCCACGATTTGGGGCTGATAGCCCGGATGAAATACCGCACCCTGACTCTGCGTCAGGGCCGCATGTTGGGGGCGCGCGAAATCGGCGAGCCTCTGCGTCCGGGTGTATAA
- the ftsY gene encoding signal recognition particle-docking protein FtsY encodes MSKKGFFSWFRRDKDDAAAKQAEAEHAIVEQVQAESAAAEQAEREAAEQAAAEVTRLEAEQLEAERIAAEQAEQERIAAEQAAAEAARLEAERQEEARLAAEQLEAERIAAEQAEQERIAAEQAAAEAARLEAERQKEARLAAEQLEAERIAAEQAEQERIAAEQAAAEAARLEAERQEEARLAAEQLEAERIAAEQAEQERIAAEQSAAEAASVQTEQAEEVQPEPQAKPVKEGFFARLKRGLMRTSENIGSGFIGLFRGKKIDDELFEELEEQLLIADVGVETTSKLIKSLTEHASRRQLKDAEALYELLREEMQRTLEPVSVPLVPENAQGPYVILMVGVNGVGKTTTIGKLAKQYQSQGKSVMLAAGDTFRAAAVEQLQVWGQRNNIPVVAQHTGADSASVLFDALQSAKAKGVDVLICDTAGRLQNKNHLMEELKKVVRVMKKLDESAPHEVMLTLDASTGQNAISQAKLFQEAVGVTGISITKLDGTAKGGVIFAIADKFGIPIRYIGVGEQIDDLRVFNARDFIDALFSQEKTDNT; translated from the coding sequence ATGTCAAAGAAAGGTTTTTTCTCCTGGTTCCGCCGGGACAAGGATGATGCGGCCGCAAAACAGGCCGAAGCAGAACACGCGATTGTCGAACAGGTTCAGGCAGAAAGCGCTGCGGCCGAACAAGCGGAGCGTGAAGCCGCTGAACAGGCGGCAGCTGAAGTTACACGTTTAGAAGCTGAGCAGCTGGAAGCCGAGCGCATCGCCGCCGAACAAGCCGAGCAGGAACGTATTGCTGCCGAGCAGGCCGCAGCCGAAGCTGCCCGCTTGGAAGCTGAGCGCCAGGAAGAAGCTCGTCTTGCAGCTGAGCAGCTGGAAGCAGAGCGCATCGCCGCCGAACAAGCCGAGCAGGAACGCATTGCTGCCGAGCAGGCCGCAGCCGAAGCTGCCCGCTTGGAAGCTGAGCGCCAGAAAGAAGCTCGTCTTGCAGCAGAGCAGCTGGAAGCCGAGCGCATCGCCGCCGAACAAGCCGAGCAGGAACGCATTGCTGCCGAGCAGGCCGCAGCCGAAGCTGCCCGCTTGGAAGCTGAGCGCCAGGAAGAAGCTCGTCTTGCAGCAGAGCAGCTGGAAGCCGAGCGCATTGCCGCCGAACAGGCAGAGCAGGAACGCATTGCTGCTGAGCAGAGCGCTGCTGAAGCCGCATCGGTGCAAACTGAACAGGCAGAAGAAGTTCAGCCAGAGCCTCAGGCCAAGCCGGTGAAAGAGGGCTTTTTTGCTCGTCTGAAGCGTGGCCTGATGCGCACCAGCGAGAATATTGGCAGTGGCTTTATCGGCCTGTTCCGCGGCAAGAAAATTGATGATGAGCTGTTTGAAGAGCTGGAAGAGCAGCTGCTGATTGCCGACGTGGGTGTAGAAACCACCTCAAAGCTGATCAAGAGCCTGACCGAGCATGCCAGCCGCAGACAGCTGAAAGATGCCGAGGCTTTATACGAACTGCTGCGTGAAGAAATGCAGCGCACTCTGGAGCCGGTCAGCGTGCCTCTGGTGCCGGAAAATGCGCAGGGTCCTTATGTGATCCTGATGGTGGGTGTAAACGGTGTGGGTAAAACCACCACCATTGGCAAGCTTGCCAAGCAGTACCAGAGTCAGGGCAAGAGCGTGATGCTGGCTGCAGGTGATACCTTCCGCGCCGCTGCCGTTGAGCAGCTGCAGGTGTGGGGGCAGCGCAACAATATTCCCGTGGTTGCCCAGCATACCGGTGCCGACAGTGCCTCTGTGCTGTTTGACGCATTGCAATCGGCCAAGGCCAAGGGTGTGGATGTGTTGATTTGCGACACCGCCGGTCGTCTGCAGAACAAAAACCATCTGATGGAAGAGCTGAAAAAAGTTGTGAGGGTAATGAAGAAGCTCGACGAGAGCGCGCCCCACGAAGTGATGCTGACGCTGGATGCCAGCACGGGCCAGAATGCCATCAGCCAGGCCAAGCTGTTCCAGGAAGCCGTCGGTGTAACCGGTATCTCCATTACCAAGCTCGATGGTACCGCCAAAGGCGGGGTGATCTTTGCCATTGCCGATAAATTTGGTATTCCTATCCGTTACATAGGTGTTGGCGAACAGATAGACGATCTGCGAGTATTTAACGCCCGCGACTTTATCGATGCCCTGTTCAGTCAGGAGAAAACGGATAACACATGA
- the rsmD gene encoding 16S rRNA (guanine(966)-N(2))-methyltransferase RsmD has protein sequence MSRNRSSAGRGPGTKPSGAMGSGQVRIIGGQWRSRKLPIKDLEGLRPTTDRVRETLFNWIAADLPHARVLDCFGGSGALALEALSRYASFAKVFELQRDAANQLKINLQTLKCDCAEVVNGDTLALLAAGTAEGFDIVFIDPPFRKGLAEATLLALKDHGWLKEDALVYLETESELAAMPLPPGFTELKHKTAGQVCYRLLQFNQGEQA, from the coding sequence ATGAGCAGAAATCGTTCATCGGCTGGGCGCGGACCGGGCACCAAACCGAGCGGAGCCATGGGTTCGGGGCAGGTTCGGATCATTGGCGGTCAGTGGCGTTCACGCAAGCTGCCCATCAAAGATTTGGAGGGGCTGCGCCCCACCACTGACAGAGTGCGTGAAACCCTGTTCAACTGGATAGCGGCCGACCTGCCCCATGCCCGGGTACTGGATTGCTTTGGGGGCAGTGGCGCCCTGGCGCTGGAAGCCCTGTCCCGTTATGCCAGCTTCGCCAAGGTGTTTGAGCTGCAACGGGACGCTGCCAATCAGCTGAAAATCAACCTGCAAACCTTGAAGTGCGACTGCGCCGAGGTGGTCAATGGCGATACTCTGGCGTTACTGGCCGCAGGCACCGCAGAAGGATTCGATATCGTCTTTATCGATCCCCCCTTTCGCAAAGGTCTGGCAGAAGCAACCCTGCTGGCGCTCAAGGACCATGGCTGGCTGAAAGAGGATGCGCTGGTGTATCTCGAAACCGAAAGTGAACTCGCTGCCATGCCGCTGCCACCAGGCTTTACAGAGCTTAAACACAAGACAGCCGGCCAGGTCTGCTATCGCTTATTGCAATTCAACCAGGGAGAGCAAGCATAA
- a CDS encoding DUF1145 domain-containing protein has protein sequence MKWLIMFGKLATLGAWVMMGYNLLTPFDGNIGTLLKILLGVTVVMHSFQLGVFHLLFKKLLPLKASDYLQVFAFGVFALLEYRAIALAKFEAEARKG, from the coding sequence ATGAAGTGGCTGATCATGTTTGGAAAGCTCGCCACCCTCGGTGCCTGGGTAATGATGGGCTACAACCTGCTTACCCCGTTCGATGGCAACATAGGTACCCTACTCAAGATTTTACTGGGGGTCACCGTGGTGATGCACAGCTTCCAGTTGGGGGTGTTTCATTTACTGTTCAAAAAGTTGCTGCCACTGAAGGCGAGCGATTATTTGCAGGTGTTTGCCTTTGGCGTATTTGCACTGCTGGAGTACCGCGCCATAGCTTTGGCTAAGTTTGAAGCCGAGGCCCGCAAGGGCTAG
- a CDS encoding NapC/NirT family cytochrome c, producing MNWRALFKPSAKYSIFALLLVGVVVGVVGYFATQTTLHMTSTDEFCMSCHSNHSLKDEVLASAHGNNKNGIVVQCQQCHIAQEPFAYLKKKIIVSKDVIGFLTIDGFNTQEWLEANRKEQADLARDYLRSIDSSTCQNCHNRIYENQSENMSKMAVRMHSNNFKKDPESRKTCIDCHKGVAHPYPKS from the coding sequence ATGAACTGGCGTGCACTATTCAAACCCAGCGCGAAATACTCAATATTTGCCCTGCTGTTGGTAGGTGTTGTGGTTGGCGTGGTGGGCTACTTTGCGACTCAAACCACCTTGCATATGACCAGTACAGACGAGTTCTGTATGAGCTGTCACAGCAACCATTCACTGAAAGACGAAGTATTGGCCTCGGCTCACGGCAACAATAAAAACGGTATTGTTGTGCAGTGTCAGCAGTGCCACATTGCTCAGGAACCTTTCGCTTACCTGAAGAAGAAAATCATCGTATCCAAGGACGTTATCGGTTTCCTGACCATCGATGGTTTCAACACTCAGGAATGGCTGGAAGCAAACCGTAAAGAACAAGCGGACCTGGCCCGTGACTATCTGCGTTCCATCGACTCATCCACCTGTCAGAACTGCCACAATCGTATTTACGAAAATCAGTCTGAGAACATGAGCAAGATGGCCGTGCGCATGCACAGTAACAACTTCAAGAAAGATCCTGAAAGTCGCAAGACCTGTATCGATTGCCACAAGGGTGTTGCCCACCCCTATCCAAAGAGTTGA
- a CDS encoding heavy metal-binding domain-containing protein, whose protein sequence is MKTLIGLFLAALLSVTLSVDAQATPAHEHHAHQATAAEASHACPMHPDVTGKAGDSCPKCGMDLEAKHTHACPMHPKVTGAAGDSCPDCGMDLEPVAAKGEHCANCPKKAMNHQHH, encoded by the coding sequence ATGAAAACACTGATTGGCCTGTTTTTGGCCGCCCTTTTATCTGTCACTCTGTCCGTTGACGCCCAGGCGACACCTGCCCATGAGCATCACGCCCACCAGGCAACCGCCGCCGAAGCAAGCCATGCCTGCCCCATGCATCCTGACGTTACCGGTAAAGCCGGCGACAGCTGCCCCAAGTGCGGCATGGACTTGGAAGCAAAGCATACCCACGCCTGCCCTATGCATCCGAAAGTAACCGGTGCTGCCGGTGATTCCTGCCCAGACTGCGGCATGGATCTCGAGCCGGTTGCCGCCAAGGGCGAGCACTGCGCCAACTGTCCTAAAAAAGCCATGAACCATCAGCATCACTGA
- a CDS encoding efflux RND transporter periplasmic adaptor subunit, producing the protein MVLAESPQQSPASEAAAAAVYHCPMHPEVESHEPGRCPKCKMFLVPGAGISGQSSEPLAEAHKTYICPMHPEVESHEPGRCPKCNMFLVEKEEEEEADPQPEHKSTEDHSAHLAAQNDIFATPAASPIDGGKVKYVCPMHAHIISDEPGTCPICGMDLEKVELGGGQEVLVDVSGGMQQALALRVAKAERQTLWKFVDTVGQIEYDERQIHHVHARLNGWIETLKVNAVGDKVSKGQLLYEIYSPDLVNAQDDYLLALDTVKKSGDSGRYKELLRKASLRLELLGMNEAQIKELAKTQTTQYRVPFYARQDGVITTLNTREGMYIQPMSEVLALTDISKVWVIADVFENEQSWLKVGQPAEVAVPAMGLSGIKGTIDYIYPELDPVTRSLRVRVVLDNPNQQLRPNTLAKVKLYGGPERDVLTIPQEALIQTGKENRVIVRTADNSFAARQVTVGMYSQGKVEVLSGLSDGEEVVTSGQFLLDSEASLKGSLMRLGSGHQH; encoded by the coding sequence ATGGTATTGGCTGAAAGCCCACAGCAGTCTCCCGCATCGGAGGCCGCAGCAGCCGCCGTTTATCACTGCCCCATGCATCCCGAGGTAGAAAGCCACGAGCCGGGGCGCTGTCCCAAGTGCAAGATGTTTCTGGTACCCGGTGCAGGCATCTCTGGCCAGTCCAGCGAGCCCTTGGCTGAGGCGCACAAGACCTATATTTGCCCCATGCATCCCGAAGTGGAAAGTCATGAACCCGGCCGTTGTCCCAAGTGCAACATGTTCCTCGTTGAAAAAGAAGAGGAAGAAGAGGCTGACCCTCAGCCAGAGCATAAGTCGACGGAAGATCACAGCGCCCATCTGGCCGCACAAAACGATATTTTCGCCACCCCTGCAGCCAGTCCAATCGACGGTGGCAAGGTCAAATATGTGTGCCCCATGCACGCCCATATCATCAGCGATGAGCCCGGCACCTGCCCCATCTGCGGTATGGACCTCGAGAAGGTAGAACTCGGCGGGGGCCAGGAGGTTCTGGTCGACGTATCCGGTGGCATGCAGCAGGCACTGGCGCTCAGGGTTGCCAAAGCCGAACGCCAAACCCTGTGGAAATTTGTCGATACCGTTGGCCAAATCGAATACGACGAGCGCCAAATCCACCATGTGCACGCCCGCCTGAACGGTTGGATTGAAACCCTCAAGGTCAATGCCGTTGGTGACAAAGTCAGTAAAGGGCAATTGCTGTACGAAATCTATTCGCCGGATCTGGTTAACGCTCAGGATGACTATCTGCTTGCACTGGATACCGTTAAAAAATCCGGTGATTCAGGTCGTTACAAAGAGTTGCTGCGAAAAGCCAGTCTGCGACTTGAACTGCTCGGCATGAATGAGGCGCAAATCAAAGAGCTTGCCAAAACCCAAACGACCCAATATCGGGTGCCCTTCTACGCCCGCCAGGATGGGGTGATCACCACCCTGAATACCCGTGAAGGCATGTACATTCAACCCATGAGCGAAGTGCTCGCCCTGACAGACATCAGCAAGGTATGGGTCATAGCCGACGTATTCGAAAATGAGCAGAGCTGGCTCAAAGTAGGTCAGCCCGCCGAAGTGGCGGTACCTGCCATGGGGCTCAGCGGCATCAAAGGCACCATAGATTATATTTATCCCGAGCTGGACCCTGTCACCCGCAGCCTGCGGGTACGGGTAGTGCTGGACAACCCAAACCAACAGCTGCGCCCCAATACGCTCGCCAAGGTCAAACTTTATGGCGGGCCCGAGCGAGACGTTCTGACCATTCCCCAGGAAGCGTTGATTCAAACGGGTAAGGAAAACAGGGTGATAGTTCGCACCGCAGATAACAGCTTTGCCGCCCGCCAGGTCACTGTCGGCATGTATTCCCAGGGCAAGGTTGAGGTGCTGTCTGGTCTGAGTGACGGTGAAGAAGTCGTGACATCCGGGCAGTTTTTGCTGGACTCCGAAGCCAGTCTCAAGGGCAGCCTGATGCGCCTTGGCAGCGGCCATCAGCACTAA
- a CDS encoding efflux RND transporter permease subunit, which produces MLDYIIKSSIRQRFMVLVVALMVTLWGITELKRTPLDALPDLSDVQVIIKTSFPGQAPQLVEEQVTYPLSTAMLAVPGAKTVRGFSMFGDSYVYVIFEDGTDIYWARSRVLEYLSQVRTRLPAGVEPSLGPDASGVGWVYEYALVDRSGNLDLSQLKSLQDWYLKLELQSVEGVSEVATVGGMEQTYQIVLEPDKLAIYKLDIATIKAAITRANSEAGGSVVEMAEAEYMVRAKGYRQTLDDFREIPLGITTGAGTPLLLKDVATIRKGPASRRGIAELDGEGEVVGGIIVMRYGENALATIDAVKAKLDELKAGLPDGVEIVPTYDRSQLIQNSVDNLLTKVVEEMLVVGLVCLLFLLHARSTLVAVFTLPLSILIAFIVMNHMGINANIMSLGGIAIAIGAVVDGAIVMIENLHKHLEHFKRQHEREPSTREHWEVVTQASLEVGPALFFSLLIITLSFIPVFALEAQEGRLFAPLAYTKTFAMAAASVLAITLVPVLMGYFIRGKIPSEEANPISRFLIALYKPALNKVLAFPKLTLLVALLALASVVYPASRMGSEFMPELEEGDLLYMPTALPGISAGKAAEILQQTDRLIKTVPEVARVFGKIGRAETATDPAPLTMLETTIMLKPRQEWREGINLNDIVDELQRTVKVPGLTNAWVQPIKTRIDMLSTGIKTPVGIKITGANVDELQQIGANVEAILAALPNTRSAYAERAGGGRYIDIAPKLDVASRYGMTLNDIQDVVRYAIGGMNVGESVQGAERYPINLRYPRELRDSLEKLRALPVITKSGHYLPLGNLADIQISDGPPMLKSENGRLISWVFVDIQGTSIGEYIQTAKSALEAELNLPPRYSYSFAGQYEYMQRVDAKLKQVVPLAIGIIFILLMLTFGSGKQASMIMLSLPFALVGSTWLLYLLDYNLSVAVAVGMIALAGVAAEFGVVMLVYLNNAIKDRDALGHYHNESDLKAALVEGAVMRIRPKAMTVATIFFGLLPIMWGAGSGNEVMQKIAAPMVGGMVTAPLLSLFVLPALYLLVYRKRFAAKGDEQ; this is translated from the coding sequence ATGTTGGATTACATTATCAAGTCTTCTATCCGCCAGCGATTTATGGTGCTGGTGGTGGCGCTGATGGTGACCCTTTGGGGCATTACAGAACTTAAACGCACACCGCTGGATGCACTGCCGGACTTATCTGACGTGCAGGTGATCATCAAAACCAGCTTCCCCGGGCAAGCGCCACAGCTGGTGGAAGAGCAGGTTACCTATCCCCTGTCCACTGCCATGCTGGCTGTGCCGGGGGCCAAGACCGTACGGGGCTTCTCCATGTTTGGAGACTCCTACGTTTATGTGATTTTTGAAGACGGCACCGATATTTACTGGGCCCGCTCGCGGGTGCTGGAATACTTAAGCCAGGTACGCACCCGGCTGCCAGCCGGGGTTGAGCCGTCCCTCGGCCCCGACGCTTCCGGTGTAGGCTGGGTATATGAATACGCCCTTGTCGACCGAAGTGGCAACCTGGACCTGTCACAACTCAAGAGCTTGCAGGACTGGTACCTGAAGCTGGAACTGCAAAGTGTTGAAGGTGTGTCTGAAGTGGCAACCGTCGGCGGCATGGAGCAGACTTACCAAATCGTGCTGGAGCCCGACAAGCTGGCTATCTATAAGCTCGACATCGCCACCATCAAGGCCGCCATCACCCGCGCCAACAGCGAGGCCGGTGGCAGTGTGGTGGAAATGGCCGAAGCCGAGTACATGGTGCGAGCCAAAGGCTACCGCCAAACGCTGGATGACTTCAGGGAAATCCCCCTTGGGATCACCACAGGTGCCGGCACGCCGCTGTTGCTTAAAGATGTGGCCACCATTCGCAAGGGCCCGGCATCCCGCCGTGGCATCGCCGAACTCGACGGCGAAGGCGAGGTGGTGGGGGGTATTATCGTGATGCGTTACGGTGAAAATGCCCTGGCCACCATAGATGCGGTCAAAGCCAAGCTGGACGAACTCAAGGCAGGTTTACCTGATGGCGTCGAGATTGTGCCTACCTACGATCGTTCGCAGCTCATCCAAAACTCGGTGGACAACCTGCTCACCAAGGTGGTCGAAGAGATGCTGGTAGTGGGCTTGGTGTGCCTGCTGTTTTTGCTGCACGCCCGCTCGACCCTGGTGGCCGTGTTTACCCTGCCATTGTCGATTCTTATCGCTTTTATTGTGATGAATCACATGGGCATCAATGCCAACATCATGAGTCTTGGTGGTATTGCTATCGCCATTGGTGCCGTGGTGGACGGCGCCATTGTGATGATTGAAAACCTGCACAAGCACCTGGAGCACTTCAAACGGCAACATGAACGCGAGCCAAGCACCCGCGAGCACTGGGAAGTCGTGACCCAGGCATCGCTGGAAGTGGGGCCCGCGCTGTTTTTCTCGCTGCTGATTATTACCCTGAGCTTTATTCCTGTGTTTGCGCTGGAAGCTCAGGAAGGCCGTCTGTTTGCCCCCCTCGCCTACACCAAAACCTTTGCCATGGCCGCAGCCTCAGTGCTGGCCATTACTTTGGTGCCGGTGCTCATGGGCTATTTTATCCGCGGTAAAATCCCGTCGGAGGAAGCCAACCCCATCAGTCGCTTTTTGATTGCTCTGTATAAACCCGCGCTGAACAAAGTATTGGCCTTCCCCAAGTTGACCTTGTTGGTTGCGCTCCTGGCACTGGCCAGTGTGGTGTATCCGGCAAGCCGAATGGGCAGTGAATTTATGCCCGAACTGGAAGAAGGGGATTTGTTGTACATGCCCACGGCCCTGCCGGGGATAAGCGCGGGCAAGGCCGCCGAAATACTGCAGCAAACTGACAGGCTGATAAAAACCGTGCCTGAAGTGGCCAGAGTGTTCGGCAAAATTGGCCGCGCCGAAACCGCCACGGATCCGGCGCCACTGACCATGCTGGAAACCACCATCATGCTCAAGCCTCGGCAGGAATGGCGTGAAGGCATCAATCTGAACGATATCGTGGATGAACTGCAGCGTACCGTGAAGGTACCAGGGCTCACCAATGCCTGGGTGCAACCCATCAAAACCCGCATCGACATGCTCTCTACCGGCATAAAAACGCCGGTGGGCATCAAGATAACCGGGGCCAATGTGGACGAGTTGCAGCAAATTGGTGCCAACGTCGAGGCCATTCTGGCCGCATTGCCCAACACCCGTTCCGCTTACGCAGAACGGGCCGGTGGAGGACGCTATATCGACATCGCACCCAAGCTGGATGTAGCCTCCCGCTACGGCATGACCCTCAACGACATCCAGGACGTGGTGCGCTACGCCATTGGTGGCATGAATGTAGGTGAGTCAGTGCAGGGCGCCGAACGCTATCCCATCAACCTGCGTTACCCACGGGAACTGCGCGACAGCCTGGAAAAACTGCGGGCATTGCCGGTTATCACCAAATCAGGGCACTATCTGCCTTTGGGCAATCTCGCTGACATCCAAATCAGCGATGGCCCTCCGATGCTCAAGAGCGAAAACGGTCGGCTGATCTCCTGGGTGTTTGTGGACATTCAGGGCACATCAATCGGTGAATACATACAGACAGCCAAATCGGCACTGGAAGCTGAGCTGAACCTGCCCCCCAGATACAGCTACAGCTTTGCCGGCCAGTATGAATATATGCAGCGAGTCGATGCCAAGTTAAAGCAGGTGGTCCCCCTCGCCATCGGCATCATCTTTATCCTGCTGATGCTGACCTTTGGCTCGGGCAAGCAAGCGAGCATGATCATGCTCAGTCTGCCTTTTGCGCTGGTTGGCAGCACCTGGTTGCTATATTTGCTGGACTACAACCTGTCGGTCGCAGTGGCCGTGGGTATGATTGCCCTCGCGGGGGTTGCCGCCGAGTTTGGTGTGGTGATGCTGGTGTATCTGAACAACGCCATCAAAGACCGCGATGCGCTGGGCCACTACCACAACGAAAGCGATCTCAAGGCCGCATTGGTTGAAGGTGCAGTCATGCGTATTCGTCCCAAAGCCATGACGGTAGCGACCATCTTTTTTGGTCTCCTGCCCATCATGTGGGGCGCGGGGTCAGGCAATGAGGTGATGCAGAAGATTGCTGCACCTATGGTTGGCGGCATGGTGACGGCACCATTGCTGTCGCTGTTTGTGCTACCGGCGCTCTATTTGCTGGTATACCGCAAACGCTTCGCCGCCAAGGGTGACGAACAGTAA
- a CDS encoding ribonuclease T2 family protein, with product MTFFLRLLPLLIGVLSLPVAADTFVAKQSCPLYQSKNKLTNPNEVMTVPGQAYPVLELLGNPKRPDWVRVTTAALESPERWVAAKCGNLESHPAKEAPARCDISGEQDSHVLALSWQGAFCELFGKGKPECKALDDTATSTRWLSLTLHGLWPNKSACGTDYGFCGEVKHKAKGFCKYPDIALSDAARDKLALVMPSADFGSCLEKHQWWKHGSCQQMHADQYFIEASRLTGLVNESRMAKLLADSSGKMQSTATLRQAFTDEFGKQSAKRISFHCSRGLLTEIRLSLPATLDASLELKHLLARQAPELRDSCPASFLVDVPG from the coding sequence GTGACGTTTTTTCTGCGCCTGTTACCACTGCTCATCGGTGTTTTATCCCTGCCAGTTGCTGCCGATACCTTTGTTGCCAAACAAAGCTGCCCCCTGTACCAATCCAAAAATAAACTGACCAATCCCAATGAGGTGATGACTGTCCCCGGGCAGGCATATCCGGTATTGGAACTGCTGGGTAACCCAAAACGGCCAGACTGGGTGCGAGTCACCACGGCGGCGCTGGAGTCCCCCGAACGTTGGGTCGCGGCAAAGTGCGGAAATCTTGAGAGCCACCCGGCCAAAGAGGCACCAGCCCGATGTGACATTAGCGGTGAGCAGGACAGCCATGTGCTGGCACTGAGCTGGCAAGGCGCCTTCTGTGAACTCTTTGGCAAAGGAAAGCCCGAGTGCAAGGCTCTGGACGACACAGCCACATCGACTCGCTGGTTGTCATTGACACTCCATGGCCTGTGGCCCAACAAGAGCGCCTGTGGCACCGACTATGGCTTTTGTGGTGAGGTAAAGCACAAGGCCAAGGGATTTTGTAAGTATCCCGACATTGCACTCAGCGATGCTGCAAGGGATAAGTTGGCTCTGGTGATGCCATCGGCCGATTTTGGCTCCTGCCTTGAAAAACATCAGTGGTGGAAACACGGCAGTTGCCAGCAGATGCATGCCGATCAGTACTTTATCGAAGCTTCCAGGCTTACCGGCTTAGTTAATGAAAGTCGCATGGCAAAATTGCTGGCAGACAGCAGCGGCAAAATGCAGTCAACGGCAACCCTTCGTCAGGCGTTTACCGACGAATTTGGTAAGCAGAGTGCAAAGCGGATTAGCTTTCATTGCAGTCGCGGCTTGTTAACGGAAATCCGTCTGAGCCTGCCGGCAACCCTCGATGCTTCTTTGGAACTCAAACACTTGCTGGCCCGCCAGGCGCCGGAGCTCAGAGACAGCTGCCCGGCTAGCTTTCTGGTTGATGTGCCCGGCTAG
- a CDS encoding VOC family protein produces the protein MRVIEYAPGQPCWSELATHDWQGAKDFYHKLFGWEMADMAMPGSAFSMFTLDGDDLGAIYQVPSALAGSVKTQWGIYFATEDVNAAIERVKAAGGELIMGPHEVGHAGWMAQLADPEGARFAVWQSKRHIGAKRRGEPGALCWVELACRSPSRAQGFYSQVFGWDCRESANEDMPYREWLVADEALGGMLEMTAEWGEMPAHWMLYFQVVDCDVFARRAQELGGTLCVPPTNIPGVGRFAVLNDPDGGVFSVIAIHGG, from the coding sequence ATGCGTGTAATCGAATATGCACCGGGTCAGCCTTGCTGGAGTGAGCTGGCCACCCATGACTGGCAGGGTGCCAAGGACTTTTATCATAAGTTGTTTGGTTGGGAGATGGCTGATATGGCCATGCCCGGCAGTGCTTTCTCGATGTTTACTCTCGATGGGGACGACCTCGGAGCCATCTATCAGGTGCCTTCTGCATTGGCTGGCAGCGTAAAGACCCAATGGGGAATTTACTTCGCGACAGAAGATGTGAATGCGGCCATTGAACGGGTTAAAGCGGCGGGGGGAGAGCTTATTATGGGGCCCCATGAGGTGGGTCATGCCGGTTGGATGGCGCAGTTGGCTGACCCCGAAGGAGCCCGCTTTGCCGTGTGGCAGAGCAAAAGGCACATTGGAGCCAAGCGCCGCGGCGAACCCGGAGCCCTGTGTTGGGTAGAACTTGCCTGTCGGAGCCCCTCACGGGCTCAGGGATTTTACAGTCAGGTTTTTGGCTGGGACTGCCGGGAATCCGCAAACGAAGACATGCCTTACCGGGAATGGTTGGTTGCTGACGAGGCCCTTGGCGGCATGTTGGAGATGACGGCAGAGTGGGGCGAAATGCCCGCACACTGGATGTTGTATTTCCAGGTGGTGGACTGCGATGTTTTTGCCAGGAGGGCGCAAGAATTGGGGGGCACTCTGTGTGTACCCCCTACCAATATTCCCGGGGTGGGGCGCTTCGCTGTGCTCAACGACCCGGATGGCGGTGTGTTTTCTGTCATTGCCATCCACGGTGGCTGA